In Festucalex cinctus isolate MCC-2025b chromosome 5, RoL_Fcin_1.0, whole genome shotgun sequence, a single genomic region encodes these proteins:
- the akr1a1a gene encoding aldo-keto reductase family 1 member A1-A isoform X2 has translation MSTFMTLTTGQKMPTVGLGTWKSTPGQVKQAVLTALDCGYRHIDCAAAYGNEQEVGEALALRVGPGKALRREQVFVTSKLWNTKHDPSDVEEACRTTLAHLGLTYVDLYLMHWPMAFQPGKELMPRREDGSLCYSDTHYTDTWAAMEELVDRGLVKAIGLSNFNARQMNDIIVMARHRPVVNQVECHPYLSQADLLAHCQSVAVCLTAYSPLGSGDRPWASTEEPCLLQDPRLGELSQRHRKTPAQIILRWHIQRGVVCIPKSVTPSRIHQNLHVFDFCLSEDDMKLMDALNRSQRFIAPTVERGGRRLWRDAEHPHFPFNDPY, from the exons ATGAGCACCTTCATGACTCTCACGACAGGCCAGAAGATGCCCACGGTTGGCCTCGGAACATGGAAGAGTACGCCAGGACAG GTGAAACAAGCCGTGCTGACAGCTTTGGATTGTGGCTATCGACACATAGACTGTGCGGCAGCGTATGGCAATGAACAGGAGGTGGGAGAAGCTCTGGCTCTCAGGGTCGGTCCGGGCAAG GCTTTGCGCCGTGAGCAAGTGTTTGTGACGTCTAAACTGTGGAACACCAAACATGACCCGTCAGATGTTGAGGAAGCATGCAGGACCACCCTAGCCCACCTGGGTCTCACCTACGTGGACCTCTATCTGATGCACTGGCCCATGGCCTTTCA ACCGGGAAAGGAGCTGATGCCTCGACGTGAAGACGGAAGTTTGTGTTACTCTGACACGCACTACACGGACACCTGGGCCGCCATGGAGGAGCTCGTGGACCGAGGCCTGGTCAAGGCCATCGGGCTGTCAAACTTCAATGCGAGGCAGATGAATGACATCATCGTAATGGCCAGACACAGGCCTGTGGTAAACCAG GTGGAATGTCATCCATATTTGTCCCAAGCAGATCTTCTGGCTCACTGTCA GTCAGTGGCAGTTTGCCTTACAGCCTACAGTCCTCTGGGCAGCGGAGATCGACCCTGGGCCTCCACCGAGGAACCTTGCCTGCTGCAGGATCCCCGACTGGGAGAACTATCCCAGAGACACCGCAAGACACCGGCCCAGATAATACTCAG GTGGCACATTCAGAGGGGCGTCGTGTGCATCCCCAAAAGTGTGACCCCTTCCAGGATCCATCAGAACCTGCACGTTTTTGACTTTTGCCTGTCAGAGGACGACATGAAGCTGATGGACGCCTTAAATCGCAGCCAGCGCTTCATCGCTCCAACAGTCGAG AGGGGTGGCAGGAGACTTTGGCGAGATGCTGAACACCCTCATTTCCCATTCAATGACCCTTACTGA
- the akr1a1a gene encoding aldo-keto reductase family 1 member A1-A isoform X1: MSTFMTLTTGQKMPTVGLGTWKSTPGQVKQAVLTALDCGYRHIDCAAAYGNEQEVGEALALRVGPGKALRREQVFVTSKLWNTKHDPSDVEEACRTTLAHLGLTYVDLYLMHWPMAFQPGKELMPRREDGSLCYSDTHYTDTWAAMEELVDRGLVKAIGLSNFNARQMNDIIVMARHRPVVNQVECHPYLSQADLLAHCQLCSYMCLRSVAVCLTAYSPLGSGDRPWASTEEPCLLQDPRLGELSQRHRKTPAQIILRWHIQRGVVCIPKSVTPSRIHQNLHVFDFCLSEDDMKLMDALNRSQRFIAPTVERGGRRLWRDAEHPHFPFNDPY; the protein is encoded by the exons ATGAGCACCTTCATGACTCTCACGACAGGCCAGAAGATGCCCACGGTTGGCCTCGGAACATGGAAGAGTACGCCAGGACAG GTGAAACAAGCCGTGCTGACAGCTTTGGATTGTGGCTATCGACACATAGACTGTGCGGCAGCGTATGGCAATGAACAGGAGGTGGGAGAAGCTCTGGCTCTCAGGGTCGGTCCGGGCAAG GCTTTGCGCCGTGAGCAAGTGTTTGTGACGTCTAAACTGTGGAACACCAAACATGACCCGTCAGATGTTGAGGAAGCATGCAGGACCACCCTAGCCCACCTGGGTCTCACCTACGTGGACCTCTATCTGATGCACTGGCCCATGGCCTTTCA ACCGGGAAAGGAGCTGATGCCTCGACGTGAAGACGGAAGTTTGTGTTACTCTGACACGCACTACACGGACACCTGGGCCGCCATGGAGGAGCTCGTGGACCGAGGCCTGGTCAAGGCCATCGGGCTGTCAAACTTCAATGCGAGGCAGATGAATGACATCATCGTAATGGCCAGACACAGGCCTGTGGTAAACCAG GTGGAATGTCATCCATATTTGTCCCAAGCAGATCTTCTGGCTCACTGTCA GTTGTGCTCATACATGTGCCTTAGGTCAGTGGCAGTTTGCCTTACAGCCTACAGTCCTCTGGGCAGCGGAGATCGACCCTGGGCCTCCACCGAGGAACCTTGCCTGCTGCAGGATCCCCGACTGGGAGAACTATCCCAGAGACACCGCAAGACACCGGCCCAGATAATACTCAG GTGGCACATTCAGAGGGGCGTCGTGTGCATCCCCAAAAGTGTGACCCCTTCCAGGATCCATCAGAACCTGCACGTTTTTGACTTTTGCCTGTCAGAGGACGACATGAAGCTGATGGACGCCTTAAATCGCAGCCAGCGCTTCATCGCTCCAACAGTCGAG AGGGGTGGCAGGAGACTTTGGCGAGATGCTGAACACCCTCATTTCCCATTCAATGACCCTTACTGA